The sequence GGCGTCCCACTTGTTGTGGGGCTGGTGCGGGTAGATGGTGTCGTGCGCAACTACCTTGCCGGTCGCGTCGACGACGGCCACCTTCGTTCCGGTGCGGAAACCCGGGTCGAGACCCATCGTGGCGCGGGTGCCTGCCGGCGCCGCGAGCAACAGGTCGCGGAGATTGTTGGCAAAGACGTCGACAGCGTCCTTCTCTGCCGACTGACGCAACCTCATCCGGACGTCGATGCCCAGCGTGATGAGCAGCTTCGTCTTCCACGCCCACCGCACCGTGTCGAGCAACCACTTGTCGGCCGGCCGGCCACGGTCGGCGATCCCGAACCGGCTCGCGATTCGGCCCTCGTAGACGGTCGGTTCACCGGGAACCGGCTCGTCCCTGTCCGGTGCCAGCGTGAGCGTCAGTACCTCTTCCTTCTCACCACGCAGCACGGCAAGGATTCGGTGCGAGGGGAGGGTGGTGAACGGCTCGGAGAACTCGAAGTAGTCGGCGAACTTCGCGCCTTCTGTCTCTTTGCCCTTGCGGACGACGGAAACCAGCTTCCCGCGCGTCCACATCAGCTCGCGCAGATCGCCCACCAGGTCGGCGTCCTCGGCGAAACGCTCGACGAGAATCGCTCGCGCACCCTCGAGTTGCTCGGCCGTATAGGACGCGGGGTCGGTAGCGGGGTCCGTGATCAGCGCATCGGCAACAGGCTCGTGACCCGCCTCGCGGGCGATCTGCGCCTTGGTGCGCCGCTTCGGCTTGAAGGGCAGATAGATGTCTTCGAGCCGGGCCTTGGTCTCGGCCGTCATGATCTGTCCGCGCAACTGGTCGTCGAGCTTGCCCTGCGATTCGATCGAATCGAGTACCGCGACACGCCGTTCGTCGAGCTCACGCAGGTAGCGGAGCCGCTCTTCGAGCTGGCGAAGCTGAGCGTCGTCGAGGGTTCCGGTGACTTCCTTGCGGTAACGGGCAATGAAGGGAACGGTGGCCCCGCCGTCGAGGAGGTCCACAGCGGCCGCGACCTGTCCCTCCCGGACGTCGAGCTCCTCGGCAATGCGTTGGTTCACGGTCTTCAGAGTCACAAAAATGGACCCTACCGCTACCGGGGGACACCCTCGTCGGCGGAGAGGCGGTCGGGAGTGCGAAAGCGGCGTTTCGTGCCGGCCGTCGCCTCCGGGGAGCAGATCCGGTGCGCGGGGCATCGACGACCGGGTACAGCCGCTGGGCTGATTCAGGGCAACAGGTCCGGCCGGCGCTCCGCGGTGCGCTCCAACGATTGCTCGTGGCGCCACTGGGCGATCTTGGCGTGGTCACCCGACAAGAGCACCGGTGGGACGTCGAGTCCTCGCCACGTGGCAGGCCGGGTGTAGCTCGGGCCTTCGAGGAGCCCGTCGCTGAACGAATCTTCCTGGTGTGACTGCTGATTGCCCAGGACACCGGGAATCAGCCGGACGAAGGCCTCGACCATGACGAGCACTGCCGCCTCACCCCCGATGAGGACGTAGTCGCCGATGCTGACTTCTTCGACCCGCACGCGCCGGGCAGCGTCGTCGATGACTCGTTGGTCGATGCCCTCGTATCGCCCACAGGCGAAAACGATGTGGCGCTCCCCTGCCCAGCGTTCCGCCGTCGCCTGTGTGAAGGGGACGCCCGCCGGTGTGGGGACCACCAGAAGTGTGTCGCCATCGTCCCCGCCCCTGGCGAGGACGTCATCCAGGGCCGGTCCCCACACACTGGGTTTCATGACCATTCCGGGGCCACCGCCATAGGGCGAGTCGTCGACAGCTTTGTGGACGTCGTGCGTCCAGTTCCTCAGATCGTGCACGTCTACCGAGAGGAGTCCCTTGTCGATCGCCTTGCCGAGCAGGGCAGCGCGAAGGGGCTCGAGATACTCCGGGAAGATGGTGACCACGTCGAGACGCATGTTTACCGGCTCATTCGCCGACAGGAGATTCACCGAAGTCAGGGTCGAGCAACCCTTCCGGTGGGTCGATCTCGACGACACCGTCCGCAACGGACACCGAGGTCACGATCGCGGCGACGAACGGAACGAGTAATTCCGGCGCCCCCTCACGACGGACGGACAGGAGTTCGCCTGCCGCCGAATGCAGTACCTCGACGACGGTACCCACCGGAGTGCCGTCCGCCAGCCGAACGGCAAGGCCCTCGAGTTCGTGATCGTAAAACTCGTCCGGGTCCTCGGACGGTTCGAGTTCCGCGCTGTCGATGACGAAGAGCGTGCCGCGTAACGCATCGGCGGCAGCACGATCCGCTACACCCTCGAGGCGCAGCAGAAGCCGCCCGGAATGCTCCCGGGCGGCTTCTACCGTGTACGTGGTGAGGTTCTGCTCGCGCGGCTTCCGTCCCCGCAGCACGGCACCGAGAGCGAAACGCTGTTCGGGTTCGTCGGTGCGAACCTCGACGACGACTTCCCCTTTGATGCCGTGTGACTTGGCGACACGGCCGACGACGAGCTCCACTGCTGTGCGGCCGCTACTGATCGGTGTCGACGACGTCGACACGGATCCCGCGGCCACCGATACCGGAGACCAACGTGCGCAGCGCTGTCGCTGTGCGACCGCCACGTCCGATGACCTTGCCGAGGTCGTCAGGATTGACGTGAACCTCGACAGTGCGCCCCCGACGCCCGGTGATCAGCTCGACACGAACGTCGTCGGGATTGGCGACGATGCCACGAACGAGGTGCTCCACGGCATCGGCGACGACGGCACTCACTTGTCAGCAGCCTCGGAGTTCTCGGCCTCTGCACCCGACGCGTCGGCAGCAGCCTCATCGTCGTCGGCCTTGGCCTTCTTCTTCTTCGGGGTGATGGCCTCGGACACCGGCTCGTTCTCGGCCTGCGCCAGCGCAGCCTGGAACAGCTCCAGCTTGGACGGCTTGGCTTCCTTGACGCGGAGAGTGCCCTCGGTACCCGGCAGGCCCTTGAACTTCTGCCAGTCGCCCGTGATCTTCAGGAGTGCCTCGACGGGCTCGGTGGGCTGCGCGCCCACGCCCAGCCAGTACTGCGCCCGCTCGGAATCGATGTCGATCAGCGAGGGCTCTTCCTTGGGGTGGTACTTGCCGATGGTCTCGATCGCGCGGCCGTTGCGACGGGTGCGGGCGTCGGCAACGACGATGCGGTACTGCGGGTTCCGGATCTTGCCGAGCCGGGTGAGCTTGATCTTGACAGCCACTGCTGTACTTCTCCTTCGGTGCGCACACCAAGTGCACACATTGTCACGTGCAATTCAGCGACGCACAGGAATAGTGCGTCCGGTTTTGCCTCTCACCTGTGACCGCCGCGCGGTACGGAACCGGATGCGACGAACAGCGGATCATTCTGCCAGACGAGCACCGTCAGGGTAAAACCAGGTCATCGCGTCTTGACGACATTTCCGCGCAGCACCACGATGGCGGGTGCGGCGAGGGCATCGCTTCCGGTACGTGGGTCGTCCCGGTAGACGAGCAGATCCGCGGGTGCGCCCGGTTCCAGCCCGGGATGCCGCAGCCAGGTCCGGGCGTTCCAGCACGCAGCGCCGAGCGCGTCGGTCGGCGACAGCCCGACGGCTTTGAGCTCCTCGACCTCGTCGGCGATCCGGCCGTGCACGATGGATCCGCCGGCATCGGTGCCCGCGTAAATCGGAATTCCGGCCTCGTGGGCCGCGCCGATCGTGTCTTTCACCCTCGAGTGCAGGTCCCGCATATGAGCCGCGTACACCGGGTACCGCGTCGCAGAGTCGGCGATCTCGGGGAAGGTGGCGATGTTGATGAGCGTCGGGACGAGGGCAGTACCGTGCGCCACCATGAGCTCGATCGTCTCGTCGGTGAGCCCCGTACCGTGCTCGATGCAGTCGATACCGGCGTTGATCAGACCGGGAAGCGCGTCCTCGGCGAAGACGTGGGCCGTGACCCGTGCGCCTTCTCGGTGGGCGGCGGCGATGGCTTCCACCAGAATGTCGTCGCTCCACAAGGGTGCGAGGTCACCGATCGACCTGTCGATCCAGTCACCGACCAGCTTGACCCAGCCGTCACCGGCGCGCGCCTGCCGCGCAACCTCGGCCGGCAACTGCTCCTCGTCCTCGAGGTCTACCGGCAGCCCCGGTATGTATCGCTTGGGTGCGGCAATGTGCTGACCTGCCCTGACGATCCGCGGCAGGTCGACCCGCTCGTCGAGGAATCGGGTGTCCACGGGAGACCCGGCGTCGCGGATCAGGAGGACACCGGCATCGCGCTCGGTCTCCGCCTGCGCGATCAGCCCCTCGATGCTCTCACCACCGCCGCCGCCGAGCTTGATCCCGACGTGGCAGTGCGCATCGACCAGTCCGGGAACGATCCACCCCGAATCACAGATGGTCTCGGCACCGGCGATCGGCTCGGTGGAAACGACCCCTTGATCCACCCAGTATTCGACGGGCTGTTCGCCGGGCAGGCCGATACCCCGCAAGTGCAGTGCGCTCATCGCTCTACTTCTTCGGCAGCTTCAACTGCGACAGGTCGATGCCTTCGAGACCGGGAGGTAGCTCGTCCAGCCCCTTCGGCATGCTCGACAAATCCGGCATGCCCGCCGGAAGGCCACCGGGCATTCCGGGGAAACCACCCGGCATGCCCCCGGGGAATCCTCCGCGCACCTTCGGCGGCGTCGGACCCTTCCCGCCCTTCTTGCCTTTCTTGCCCTTCTTGCTGCGCTGCGGCTTGCGGGATCCGGGCATGCCCATCCGACCGGCCATCGCCGCCATCATCTTGCGGGCTTCGAAGAAGCGGTCGACGAGCTGATTGACGTCGGACACCTTGACACCCGAGCCGTTGGCGATCCGCAGCCTGCGCGAAGCGTTGATGATCTTGGGGTCTTCGCGCTCCGCCGGCGTCATGCCCCGGATGATGGCCTGCACCCGGTCGAGTTGCTTCTCGTCGACGTTGGCGAGGGCGTCCTTCATCTGTCCAGCGCCGGGAAGCATCCCCAGGAGGTTGCCGATGGGCCCCATCTTGCGGACGGCCATCATCTGTTCGAGGAAGTCCTCGAGGGTCAGCTGCCCCGAGCCGATCTTCTGCGCGGTGGCCTCCGCCTGCTCGGCATCGAAGTGCTGCTCGGCCGCCTCGATGAGGCTGAGGACGTCACCCATGCCGAGGATACGGCTGGCCATCCGGTCGGGGTGGAAGACGTCGAAGTCCTCGAGCTTCTCACCCGTGGAGGCGAAGAGGATGGGCTGTCCGGTGACCTCACGGACGCTCAGAGCCGCGCCACCGCGGGCGTCACCGTCGAGCTTGGTGAGCACGACACCCGTGAATCCGACGCCTTCACGGAAGGCTTCGGCGGTACTGACCGCGTCCTGGCCGATCATCGCGTCGAGAACGAAGAGAGTTTCGTCCGGATCGACAGCATCACGGATGCCCGCGGCCTGCGCCATCAGATCGGCATCGATACCCAGGCGCCCCGCGGTGTCGACGATGACGACGTCGTACTGCTTGGTGCGGGCCTCGTCGATACCGGACCGCGCGACTTCGACCGGGTCTGCCGCGGTGATCCCGAGCGGGTTGTCACCGCCGCCGATCGACGTGCCCGGGTGGGGCGCGAACACGGCGGCGCCTGCGCGTTCACCGACGATCTGCAGCTGGGTGACGGCACCCGGACGCTGCAGGTCACACGCCACCAGCAGCGGGGTGTGCCCCTGATCGCGCAGCCACTTGGCGAGCTTGCCGGCGAGAGTGGTCTTACCGGAACCCTGCAGACCGGCGAGCATGATCACGGTCGGCGGTGTCTTGGCGAACGCGAGTCGACGGGTCTCACCGCCGAGAATCCCGACGAGTTCCTCGTTGACGATCTTGACGACCTGCTGCGCCGGATTGAGCGCCGCGGACACCTCGACGCCCTTGGCCCGCTCCTTGATCCTCGCGATGAACGCGCGCACCACGGGCAGCGCGACGTCCGCCTCGAGCAGAGCCAACCGGATCTCACGACACGTGGCGTCGATGTCGGCCCCGGAAAGGCGACCCTTGCCACGCAGATCCTTGAGGGCTCCGGTCAACCTGTCGGAAAGGGATTCGAACACCGAGTGCGCTCCTGAAGTCGTGCGAGTATGCGGTGGATATTCTCGGGCACCAGCGTAACCGCTCCGGTCCGGCCGATCACTCCCGCCCGCTGCCCGCCTGCTTCTTCGGCTTCGGCAGCGGAACGACGGCGAGGATGGCCCGCTCGACCTCTTCCCTGCTCGCCCGCGTGTCGTGATCACCGAGATCGAGGCAGAACGAGTCGACGACCGATGATCCCAGCGTCGTCACCTTCGCCCACCGGACGTCCGCGCCGCAACTGTCGAATGCGGCGGCCAGCCGGCACAGGAGACCCAGCCTGTCTTCCGCGCGCAGTTCGAGAATCACCTCGCCGGGGGCCGCGGTGTCGAACCAGATGACCCGCGGCGGGGCCTGCGCGTACAACACGGGAACGGCGTCTCCCCGCTCTTCCTCCGCCGCGACGCGCTGGCTCTCGCGGGCCTCGTCCTCCTTGGCCGTGAGCATGTCCAGCAGATCCAGTTCGCCGGCCAGCGCCCGGATCAACTCCTGCCGGAGCAGCCCTGCCTGCGGCGGTGCTCCGAAGCGCGGCGACACGACGAAGGAATTGACGGCCGAATCGCCGGAGCTGCCCAACGAGGCCGAATAGACCCGAAGGGAATGCAGCGCAAGCACTCCGGCGGCTTTCGACAACAGTCCGCGCTCGTCGGGGGCGATCACGGTGACCACGTAGGTGTGGGGACTGTCGGCCGGGTTCAGCGCGACATGGACCCCACCGCCCGCCGCCAGCGCGACATGTTCCGGATCGAGCGGATCCGGCGCGGGAAGATCCTCACCCGCCATGACCATGCGGCACCTGCGGACCAGCTCCCCGATGAGCGACGACTTCCAGTCGCCCCACACGCCGGGACCCGTCGCGAGCGAATCGGCCTCGGCCAATGCGTGCAGCAGCTCCAGGAGTACCCCGTCCCCGCCGAGCGCCTCCACGACCCGTTCCACCGTTTCCGGATCGTCGAGGTCGCGTCGGGTCGCGGTCTGCGGCAACAGCAGGTGATGACGCACCATCGCCGTCAACGTCGCGATGTCCGACGGCCACAGCCCGAGCCGCTTACCGATCTGGATCGCCAGTTCGGCTCCCACGACGCTGTGGTCACCTCCCCGCCCCTTCCCGATGTCGTGGAGCAGAGCGCCGAGCATCAGCAGGTCGGGCCGGGCGACACGCGTCGTGAAACCGCTCGCGTACGCCGCGGTTTCGACGAGATGACGATCCACCGTCCACGTGTGCACGGCGTCCCTCGGCGGTAGGTCGCGGACGGCTCCCCACTCCGGCAGAAGCCGCCCCCACAGTCCCGTACGGTCGAGCGCTTCGATCGCGGCGACGGCCCTGCTTCCCGAGCCGAGGAGGACCAGAAGGTCGTTGACCGCCTCCTTGGGCCATGGTTCCCGCAGTTCCGGCGCGTGGTCGGCCAGGCGGTTCAGCGTCGAAGCGGACATCGGCATGCCCGTGGTGGCCGACGCTGCCGCCACCCGCATGACGAGACCGGGATCCTTGCCGGGCCGGGCATCGCGCGCCAGAACCACTTCGCCGGCATGCTCGACCACACCCTCGTCGAGAGGTCGCCGCACAGGCGGCCTTCGCAGTCGCGCGAGACCACGGCGGGGCAGGGCATTTCCCGCCGTCCGCACCCCGACATCCACCGAGTAGCTGATGGTGCGGGCGGCGTCGCTGAGCATGCGGGCCAGATCGAAGCGATCCCCGATCCGCAGTGCCGCGCCGATCTCGTCGGCGTCCTGGGCCCGCAGCTGGTCACGGGGGCGTCCCGCAACCCGGTGCAGCTCGGTACGCACGTCGAGGAGACGACGATGCGCCAATGCGAGTCCGCCACCGGGCGATTCGGGTCCGAGTCCGGGCATGCCGTCGGTGAGCTGCGCGATGGACAGCGCGTTGAGCAGCTGTACGTCCCGCAGTCCACCGCGACCGCTCTTGAGGTCCGGTTCGGCGCGATGGGCGATTTCACCGCTACGTTCCCACCGCGACCTGGTCTGGGCGATCAGCTCGTCGAAGCGGTTGCGGATGTCGGTGCGCCATTGGCGCCGGACTCCGCTGATGAGAAGGTTGCTCAATTCGACGTCGCCGACGATGTGCCGCGCCTCGAGCATCCCCAGTGCGGCAGTGATATCCGTGGATGCGACCTGCAATGCCTGCGGGATGGTGCGGACACTGTGGTCGAGTTTGATGTGCGCGTCCCACAGCGGATACCAGAGCTGGTCCGCAACCCGCGACACCACGGCGGGATCCATGTCGTCGTGGAGGAGCACGAGATCGAGGTCCGAGTACGGCAGCAGCTCGCGGCGGCCGAGCCCGCCGACCGCGACGAGCGCGAACCCGCAGTCGGGCTTGATACCGAGCTCGGCGCCTTTCGTGGTCAGCCAGAATTCGTGCAGGTCGACGAGGGCGTGCCGGAGCGCGGGCGCGTCCAGCCTTCGGCCGTGTCCTCCCCTTGCACCCGGAGTGCTCTCCGAACCGCCGCTGAGGAGCTGTCGGCGTGCGCGGGCCAGGTCCGCAGCTTCGTTCGATCCGCCTGACGCAACCGGCCCTGGTTCCGTCGCCTTCGCGACGGGACCAGGGCCGGTCTTACCGGACCCGTTGGGGTCAGAGCGCATCCGCGCCGCGTTCCCCGGTGCGTACCCGGATGACCGACTCGACGGGTGACACCCACACCTTGCCGTCACCGATCTTTCCGGTGCGGGCTGCTTCGACGATCACCTCGACGACCTTGTCCACTGCCGCATCGTCCACGACGACCTCGACTCGAACCTTCGGTACGAAATCGACCGAGTACTCGGCCCCGCGGTAGACCTCGGTGTGACCCTTCTGGCGGCCGTAACCCTGGACCTCGCTGACGGTCATTCCGAGGACGCCCGCCTGCTCGAGTCCCGTCTTGACGTCCTCGAGAGTGAACGGCTTGACAATTGCGGTGATCAGCTTCATTTCCTCATCCCTCCTTGCCGGACACGCGAGCGGTTGACGAATTTCCGCCGAGTGCAGCGAAATCGTAAGCCGTTTCTGCGTGTTCCGACTCATCCACTCCCAGTGATTCACCCTCGTCGCTGACCCGCAGACCGATGGTGAACTTCACGATCAACGCAACGATGGCCGTACCGACGAGCGAGTAAAGCAGTACTGCTCCGGCGCCCACTGCCTGACGCCAGAGTTGATCGAAACCTCCACCATAGAACAGTCCGTCGACGCCCGCGGGTGCCTCCGTGGTTGCGACGAGTCCGACCATCAGCGTTCCGACGATGCCGCCGACGAGGTGCACTCCCACCACGTCGAGTGAATCGTCGAAGCCGAGGCGGTACTTGAGCCCGACGGCGAGTGCGCAGAGGGCACCGGCGACAACACCGATCGCCAACGCACCGAGGACGTTCACGGACGAGCAGGAGGGGGTGATGGCAACCAGACCGGCCACGATTCCGGACGCGGCACCGAGGGTGGTCGCATGCCCGTCGCGGATGCGTTCGACGAGAAGCCACGCGAGCATCGCTGCACACGTTCCGACGACGGTCGTGATGAAGGTCGCTCCGGCAATTCCGTTGGCGCCGACGGCAGAACCTGCGTTGAAGCCGAACCAGCCGAACCACAGCAGGCCTGCGCCGAGCATCACGAAGGTCAGGTTGTGCGGGCGGAAGGGCGTGCCCGGCCAGCCCTGGCGCTTCCCGAGGATGATGCAGAGGACGAGTCCGGCGGCGCCGGCGTTGATGTGCACGGCCGTACCACCGGCGAAGTCGATGGCGGCGAGTTTGTTGGCGATCCAGCCACCGGTCTCGGCGGTGACGCCGTCGAAGGCGAAGACCCAGTGCGCTACCGGGAAGTACACGACCGTCGCCCAGAGGCCGGCGAACAGCAGCCAGGGACCGAAGCGCAGGCGATCTGCGACGGCACCCGAGATCAGTGCAACGGTGATGATGGCGAACATCGCCTGGAAGGCCACGAAGACCGTCGCGGGAATCGTCCCGACGAGGGGGATCGCCGAGTCGGCGATGACCGAACCGGCGTCATCGGTTTCCGCGAGGTACGAGCCGCCGATCAGCCCCTTCAAGCCGAAGTACTGGAACGGGTCACCGAAGAGGTTCGACTGGTCTTCACCGAACGCGATGGAATAGCCGTAGAGCACCCAGAGGATGCCGACGACGCCCATGGCGCTGACGCTCATCATGACCATGTTCAGCACGCTCTTGGCACGAACCATGCCGCCGTAGAAGAACGCAAGACCCGGAGTCATGAGCAACACGAGCGCGGCGCTGGTCAGCATCCACGCTGTGTCCCCGGTGTCCGGTGCACCGATAGTGGGGAAATCCACCTTGAGCCTCCTCCTTCTCAGCCCAGCCCGTTGCTGGCTGACGACCTGAGAAGAAGGGTGCTCATGCGGTGTTTCAGCCGTGCCACTGCACTGTTTCGCGCAGGTGAACGCATCACCCATTTGTGTTGCGTACAGGTTTCGTCACGGCAGTTCCATGTTTTTTCGGGGTCGTTCCGCTCAGCCCAACAGGGCGTCGACGAATGCACCCGGCTCGAACGGGGCGAGATCGTCGGCGCCTTCACCGAGTCCGACGAGCTTCACCGGAACACCGAGTTCGTGTTGCACCTGAAAGACGATGCCACCCTTGGCCGTGCCGTCGAGCTTGGTGAGCACCACTCCGGTGATGTCGACGACCTCGGCGAACACGCGTGCCTGCGCCAGACCGTTCTGGCCGATCGTCGCATCGAGAACCAGAAGCACGTCGTCGACCGACGCCTTCTTCTCGATCACCCGCTTCACCTTGCCGAGCTCGTCCATCAAGCCTGTCTTGGTGTGAAGGCGGCCCGCTGTGTCGATCAGCACGGCGTCGACGCCGTTCTCGATGCCCTTCGATACGGCGTCGAAGGCGACGGCAGCCGGATCCGCTGCTTCCTTGCCCCGAACCACCTCGGCACCCACCCGTTCCGCCCACGTCTGGAGCTGGTCCGCGGCCGCGGCGCGGAACGTGTCCGCTGCCCCGAGCAGGACGCGTCTGCCGTCGGCAACGAGCACACGCGCGAGCTTGCCGGTGGTGGTCGTCTTGCCGGTGCCGTTGACTCCGACGACCAAGAGGACCGCAGGGTGGTCGTCGTGCGGCAGCGCACGAATCGACCGATCGAGCTCGGGCCGCAGCTCGGCGACCAACACTTCGCGCAGCAGTGCCCGGGCGTCCGCCTCGGTACGGACGCTCCGCGCCGCCATCTGCTCACGCAGCGCGGTGACCACCTTCGTTGTGGTCGCCGAGCCGAGGTCCGCGATCAGAAGAGTGTCCTCGACCTCTTCCCACGAATCCTCGTCGAGGTCGCCGCCACCGAGCAGGCCCAGCAAGCTCTTCCCGACAGCAGACTGGGAGCGGGACAGCCGACCGCGCAGGCGGTCGAGTCGGCCCTCGGTCGGGGCGATCTCGTCGAGCGCGGGCACGGACGGCGCTGCCGGTTCCGGCGTGACCACCGGCTCGGGTGCGACCACGGTTTCGGGTGCGACCACCGGTTCGTATGCGACCACGGGCTCCGGCGCGACCACGGGCTCGGGTGTGATCACGGAATCCGTGTCCGCGGGCTTTTCGGGAGCCGGAATCACCTCGTCCGGCGTCGTCGTCGGCTTCGCGGGCGGGACCACCTCGGGAGTGGGCGCCGGTGTGGGGGCCGGGGGGCGTGGCGCCGGCGCGGGTTCGCGCGGCGGAGCGGTCGCCGTCGACCCCTCACTGAAACTGAAACCGGTGCCTGCGCGATAGCCGCCCGACCGGTCCTTCTCCGTGGCGATCTGTGGAGTGTCGGGCGCCTTCAGGGAGATCCGGCGTCGCCGGTACAGCACTGATCCGACAACGAGAACGACGAGAAGAACGGCCAATGCGGCCGCGATGGCAATCCAGGCTCCGGTAGTCACGTCGCCCATTGTTTCAGGCTCCGGTTTCGCCCGCGCAGTGCCTTCCCACGTGCGAGGGCTCCCACCGCAGCCGGATCAGGCCCCGGCGGCGGCCATGTCCTGACCCCGCAGACGCTGGGAGATGACGGTGGTGATGCCGTCACCGCGCATGCTCACACCGTAGAGAGCGTCCGCAACTTCCATCGTCGGCTTCTGGTGGGTGATGACGATAAGCTGCGACTTCTCCCGCAGCTGCTCGAACAAGCCGATGAGACGACGCAGGTTCGTGTCGTCCAGCGCAGCCTCGACCTCGTCCATCACATAGAAGGGTGACGGCCGGGCCCGGAAGATCGCGACCAGCATGGCGACCGCGGTCAGTGACTTCTCGCCACCCGACAGCAACGACAGTCGTTTGACCTTCTTTCCGGGCGGACGGGCCTCGACCTCGATGCCGGTCGTCAGCATGTCGGACGGGTCGGTGAGCACCAACCGTCCTTCACCACCGGGGAACAATTTCGCGAACACCTGCACGAACTCCCGTTCGACGTCGGCGTACGCCTCGGTAAACACCTGCAAGATCCGGGCGTCCACATCGGCGACGACACCGAGCAGGTCCTTGCGGGCTGTCTTGACGTCTTCGAGCTGAGTCGACAGGAAGTTGTACCGCTCCTCGAGGGCCGCGAACTCCTCGAGGGCCAGCGGGTTGACCTTGCCGAGTGTCGCCAGATCTTTCTCCGCACGTTTCGCTCGACGCTCCTGCGCAGCCCGGTCGTAGGGAATCGGCGCAGGCATCGTGACCTGCTCCCCCCGCTCCTTCGCCTGCTCGTACTCCTCCATCTCCAGCGGCGAGGGCGGCAACGGCACATCCGGCCCGTATTCTGCGATCAGGTCGTCCAACCCGATGCCGTGCTGTTCGAGGATCGATTCCTCGAGCTGCTCGATGCGCGTCGCGGCCTGGGCGCGGGCCACCTCGTCGCGGTGGACGGCGTCGGTCAGTGAAGCCAGCTGTGCAGTCAACTGACGCACCTTCTCCTTGACCTGCTCGAGCTGCTCGGTCCGCTCGGTGCGCGACCTGGCGAGTTCGTCGCGGTGCGCCATCGCCGCTGCGACCACCTCACCGAGATGGTCGGCCACCCGCTGTCCCGATTCGGCCACCGCAGCCGCGACCGCGGCAGCGTTCTGCCGTGCCTTCATCGCACGTTCCGCACGCGCCCGGGCGTCGCGTTCCACCTGCGCTGCCCGGCGCAGCGAATCCGCCTTTCCGCGCACCGACTCCGCCCGCTCCTCGGCTGTGCGAACCGCGAGCCGGGCCTCCACCTCGACGGCGCGCACTTCGGCGAGCGCCGCGGCCGCCATCTCGCGCTCGTAGCTCGTGGAGTCTGACCCACCAGATTCGGTGCCGCCGGGCGTGGCGTCCTGCTCGGCCAGGCGCAGCCGCTCTTCGAGTTCGGCGAGAGCCGCCAGGGTCTCCTCGCGCCCGCTTTCCGCCTTCTCCCGCTGCCGAGTGAGGCGATCGGATTCCGCATGTGCCGCGCGTGCCGCCTGCCCGAGGCGGCCGAGTCGCTCGTAGATGGCGGACATCGCGGCGTCGGACTCGTTGAGGGCGGCGAGGGTCTGCTCGGCGTTCTCCTGTCGGGCGACCTGTTCGGCAAGCGCTCCCGACAACGCCGCGGACAATTCCTCGGCACGCCGTTCGGCGTGCGCCAGATCGCTCACCGAGTTGTCGATCGCGGCCTGAACCTCGAGAGTGCTGGGCTGCCTGTCCGAACCGCCACTGATCCACCCGGCACCGAGCAAGTCTCCGTCTCGGGTGACGGCGCGCAGTTCCGGTGCCGAGTCGACAATCTCGACGGCGTCGTCGATCGAGTCGACCACCACTACACCGGCGAGGAGCGCGAACAAGCCTGTTCGGAGCTCTGC comes from Rhodococcus oxybenzonivorans and encodes:
- a CDS encoding [protein-PII] uridylyltransferase yields the protein MRSDPNGSGKTGPGPVAKATEPGPVASGGSNEAADLARARRQLLSGGSESTPGARGGHGRRLDAPALRHALVDLHEFWLTTKGAELGIKPDCGFALVAVGGLGRRELLPYSDLDLVLLHDDMDPAVVSRVADQLWYPLWDAHIKLDHSVRTIPQALQVASTDITAALGMLEARHIVGDVELSNLLISGVRRQWRTDIRNRFDELIAQTRSRWERSGEIAHRAEPDLKSGRGGLRDVQLLNALSIAQLTDGMPGLGPESPGGGLALAHRRLLDVRTELHRVAGRPRDQLRAQDADEIGAALRIGDRFDLARMLSDAARTISYSVDVGVRTAGNALPRRGLARLRRPPVRRPLDEGVVEHAGEVVLARDARPGKDPGLVMRVAAASATTGMPMSASTLNRLADHAPELREPWPKEAVNDLLVLLGSGSRAVAAIEALDRTGLWGRLLPEWGAVRDLPPRDAVHTWTVDRHLVETAAYASGFTTRVARPDLLMLGALLHDIGKGRGGDHSVVGAELAIQIGKRLGLWPSDIATLTAMVRHHLLLPQTATRRDLDDPETVERVVEALGGDGVLLELLHALAEADSLATGPGVWGDWKSSLIGELVRRCRMVMAGEDLPAPDPLDPEHVALAAGGGVHVALNPADSPHTYVVTVIAPDERGLLSKAAGVLALHSLRVYSASLGSSGDSAVNSFVVSPRFGAPPQAGLLRQELIRALAGELDLLDMLTAKEDEARESQRVAAEEERGDAVPVLYAQAPPRVIWFDTAAPGEVILELRAEDRLGLLCRLAAAFDSCGADVRWAKVTTLGSSVVDSFCLDLGDHDTRASREEVERAILAVVPLPKPKKQAGSGRE
- a CDS encoding P-II family nitrogen regulator, whose translation is MKLITAIVKPFTLEDVKTGLEQAGVLGMTVSEVQGYGRQKGHTEVYRGAEYSVDFVPKVRVEVVVDDAAVDKVVEVIVEAARTGKIGDGKVWVSPVESVIRVRTGERGADAL
- a CDS encoding ammonium transporter, whose amino-acid sequence is MLTSAALVLLMTPGLAFFYGGMVRAKSVLNMVMMSVSAMGVVGILWVLYGYSIAFGEDQSNLFGDPFQYFGLKGLIGGSYLAETDDAGSVIADSAIPLVGTIPATVFVAFQAMFAIITVALISGAVADRLRFGPWLLFAGLWATVVYFPVAHWVFAFDGVTAETGGWIANKLAAIDFAGGTAVHINAGAAGLVLCIILGKRQGWPGTPFRPHNLTFVMLGAGLLWFGWFGFNAGSAVGANGIAGATFITTVVGTCAAMLAWLLVERIRDGHATTLGAASGIVAGLVAITPSCSSVNVLGALAIGVVAGALCALAVGLKYRLGFDDSLDVVGVHLVGGIVGTLMVGLVATTEAPAGVDGLFYGGGFDQLWRQAVGAGAVLLYSLVGTAIVALIVKFTIGLRVSDEGESLGVDESEHAETAYDFAALGGNSSTARVSGKEG
- the ftsY gene encoding signal recognition particle-docking protein FtsY produces the protein MGDVTTGAWIAIAAALAVLLVVLVVGSVLYRRRRISLKAPDTPQIATEKDRSGGYRAGTGFSFSEGSTATAPPREPAPAPRPPAPTPAPTPEVVPPAKPTTTPDEVIPAPEKPADTDSVITPEPVVAPEPVVAYEPVVAPETVVAPEPVVTPEPAAPSVPALDEIAPTEGRLDRLRGRLSRSQSAVGKSLLGLLGGGDLDEDSWEEVEDTLLIADLGSATTTKVVTALREQMAARSVRTEADARALLREVLVAELRPELDRSIRALPHDDHPAVLLVVGVNGTGKTTTTGKLARVLVADGRRVLLGAADTFRAAAADQLQTWAERVGAEVVRGKEAADPAAVAFDAVSKGIENGVDAVLIDTAGRLHTKTGLMDELGKVKRVIEKKASVDDVLLVLDATIGQNGLAQARVFAEVVDITGVVLTKLDGTAKGGIVFQVQHELGVPVKLVGLGEGADDLAPFEPGAFVDALLG